The Tessaracoccus timonensis sequence GCAGCAGCGGCTGCAACGGATCATTCCGCAGCGTCTGCTGCTTCGGTTGCCGCTTCCGCGGCGGGGGTCTCAGTGGCCTCAGCGGCAGGCTTTTCGCCGGCGCCGCCGATGAGTTCAGGGTTGTCCTTCGCCTTCGACTCCAGCGCACCCACAACGCGGGCGAGCTTGGATGCGGGAGCGGCGAAGGCGTACGCAGCCTTGGACAGGTTGGCCTTGAGACCACCCGCCAGCTTGCCGAGCAGCACCTCGCGGGATTCGAGGTCTGCCAGCTTGAGCACAGCCTTGGCGTCGAGGAACTTGCCGTCCATGACGCCGCCCTTGATGGCCAGAGACGGATTTTCCTTTGCGAAGTTCTTGAGGCCCTTGGTGACAGAAGCGACGTCGCCAGTGATGAAAGCGAGGGCGGTGGGGCCATTGAGGGTGTCCTCGATGCCTTCAATGCCAGCTTCCTTGGCTGCGATCTTCGTCAGGGTGTTCTTCGCAACGGCATAGGTGGCGTCCCCACCAAAGGAGCGGCGCAGGTCCTGCAGCTCCTTCACGGTGAGGCCGCGGTACTCGGTCAGCACAACGGCATCGGAGTCGTTGAAGCGAGCAACGAGCTCCTGCACCTTGGCAACCTTGTCCGGCCTTGCCATTGGGTCTCCTTCCGGTTCATCATCGCCGAAGCTTGCGGCTTCGGCACCGAATGCAGGTGACCCACAACAAAAAAGCCCCGGCCGGTGGCGCGGGGCAGCACTGCACAGCAGTGTTCTCACGGTCACCTGCGCGGGTGCCCTACGGGCGTTATGGATAATCCACCTGCGGTCTTCGGCTCGTGTAACTATACGCACGCGCACGCCGAGCACCAAATCAGCGGTCGTCGAACGTCCGCTGCCGCATCTATTCATTCGGAAAGTTGACCGTTATCCTCCACGCGCAGCTCGCTACCCCCTCTATACGCCACTTACCTGCTGCACGTGGAGGATAACGGTCAACTTTCCGAGCACCCCCGGCGAGCACCCACACACCCGATTGGTAATTATTCCCTTTTTTGCATTACTATTCCTTCCGGATGTACTGAAGGAGAGTCAACATGCGAAAGTTCATCATTGCGGGCATGTGCGCCGTGCTAGCCCTGACCGCTTGCTCAGGTGGCGACGCCACCGATGCCCAATCGAAGGGCGCGGAGGCATCGTCGGGCGCGGACCGCACGTACGACGTCTCCGGCGTCAAGAAGGTGGACGAGATCGCAGCCCTGCTCCCCCAATCAGTGAAAGACAAGGGCAAGCTCACCATCGGTGCGTCCGTGGACTACGCACCCGCTGAGTTCCTCGCCGATGACCTCCAAACCGCAATCGGCTACGACGTCGACCTCGGCAAAGCCATCGGCAAGGTGCTGGGCTTGGAATCGACGGTCACCAACGCCGAGTTCGCGGGTCTGCTGCCCGGCATTGGCACGAAGTACGACATCGGGATCTCCGCGTTCACCATCACCGAGGAGCGCACCGCGAACTACACCATGATCGCCTACGTAGAGGTGGGTTCGGCCTTCGCAGTGAAGAAGGGCAACCCCACTGGTTTCGACCCGAAGGATCTGTGCGGCACCTCGATCGCCGTGCAGAACGGCACGTGGCAGCACGAGGACCTCGAGGCCAAAAGCAAGGAATGCCAGGACTCCGGCAAGGAAGCCATCAATGCACTGATTTACGGCGTGCACTCCGACGCGGCCACCAACGTGGTCGGCGGCAAGGCCGATGCCTTCTACGCAGACTCCACCGTCGCACAGTACGCCGCGACGCTCACCAATGACCAGCTCGAGCTCATCGGCGACATCGTCGACTCTGAGCCGCAGGGCATCGTGGTGGCTCAAGACGACGCCGAACTCACCGAAGCCGTGTGCCAAGCCGTGCAGCACCTCATGGACGATGGCACCTGGATGAAGATCATGGAGTCGTGGGGCACGGAAGACGCCGCATTCACCACGGCCACCGTCTACCCGAAGCAGTGATCCGTGGCTGAGCAATCGATTGAGCGCATTCAGGCAAAGCCGGTCCCCAAGCCAGGCACCTGGATTGCAGCAGCCGTCGTAGGCGTCGCCGCCACGTTGCTGGCGTATTCCCTCGTCACCAACGAGAACTACCGCTGGGACGTGGTGGCGAGCTACTTGTTCGACCCGCGCGTGCTGAGCGGCGTGATGTGGACGCTGGTGCTCACCGTCGCGGCGATGGTGGTGGGCGTCATCCTCGCTGTCACCACGGCCATCATGCGGATGAGCAGTAATCCCGTATTGCGGGGCGTCGCCTACGCCTACATCTGGTTCTTTCGCGGCACGCCCGTCTACACCCAGCTGATCTTCTGGGGACTGTTCGCGGTGCTCTACCCCACGCTCTTCGGCATCGACACGCAGCAGCTCATGGATTCCTTCGTCGTGCGCGGATTCCTGCCCGCGTTGCTCGGCTTGGGGCTCAACGAAGGCGCGTACCTGTCTGAGATCGTGCGCTCGGGCCTGAACTCGATCGATAAGGGGCAATGGGAGGCGTCGACGGCGCTCGGGATGCGACGGTCGATGACCCTTCGTCGGATCATCATCCCCCAGGCGATGCGCGTCATCGTGCCGCCGACGGGCAACGAGACGATCTCAATGCTGAAGACGACGTCGCTGGTGACCGCAGTGCCGTTCACCCTGGACCTCACGTTCGCATCGCAGGCCATCGGCAACCAGACCTTCCTGCCGGTTCCCCTACTCATCGTGGCAGCAAGCTGGTACCTGCTCATCACCTCGCTACTGATGGTGGTGCAGGCACGCATCGAAACGCACTTCGGCAAGGGCTTCGACCCGAGAAAGCCCGGACGCGTCGGGAAACGCCAGCAGTCAGTGTTGGCCTCCGGCACAGCGAAGGACGACCCATTCCTGGAGGTGACCCCATGACCGCCATGATCGAAGCCCGCGGGGTGCACAAGTTCTTCGGCGACCTTCACGTGCTGCGCGGAGTCGACCTGACCGTCGAGCGTGGCGAAGTCTGCGTGCTGCTCGGCCCATCGGGCTCCGGAAAGTCGACGCTGCTGCGCTGCGTCAACGAGCTCGAACAAATCTCGGCCGGACGCATTCGCGTCGACGGTGAGCTCATGGGCATGAAGGAGGTCGTCAGTCGAGGCAGGAACGTGCTGCATCGTCGTTCGGACAAGGACATCGCCCGCCAACGCGCCAAGATCGGCATGGTCTTCCAGCGCTTCAATCTGTTTCCGCACATGACCGCCCTGCACAACGTGATGGAGGCGCCCGTGCAGGTGCTCGGGCTCTCCAAAGCCGAGGCGCGGGACCGCGCAGAGAAAGAGCTCAGACGAGTCGGTCTAGGCGAGCGCGTGGACCATTACCCCGGTCAGCTCTCCGGCGGCCAGCAGCAGCGCGTCGCGATTGCCCGCGCGCTGGCCATGGACCCGCAGCTGATGCTCTTCGACGAGCCCACCTCCGCGCTCGACCCGGAGCTTGTGGGCGAGGTGCTCGGCGTGATGCAGGAACTCGCCGCGTCGGGCATGACGATGGTGGTGGTCACCCACGAGATCGGGTTCGCCCGCGAGGTAGCCGACCAGGTGGTGTTCATGGACGACGGCGAGATCGTCGAGTGTGGCGCCGCGCGGCAGGTGATCGATACTCCGCAGCAGCAGCGGACGAAGGATTTTTTCGCGAAGGTGCTCTGACCCTACACTCATGATCTGACAATGGGCTTCGTCCTGCACCGTCCAGGCACTAGGTTAGCCTGTAGATGTCGCATCGAGGAGGACCAGTGTCAAACCCGTCGGGAGCTGCCCACGAGGTGGGGATCCATGAGATCCTCTTCTCCGCCACTAACGCCCGTGGACTCATCTCCGAGACGAACGCCGCCTTCGCTGCCCTGGTCGGTGTCCCCCGCAAGAGGCTCCTCGGCACCACGCCCGAGATCATGCGCCACCCCTTCGTTCCTGCCGGGGTTGCGCTCGCCATGCACGACGCGCTCGCCGAGGGTCAGGTTGTGTGCGGCTATCTCGATCAGCGTGATGACCTCGGCCGTAGCGTCCGCACGTTCACCGTAATCACGCCACAGAAGGACGGGCGACTGGCGCTACAGGTGCGGCCCGGCGTCGAAACTGAACTTCAACGCTTCGATCAATGCTGCGCAGGCGTCAGCTCCATAGAGGATGTCTTCCGCGGCTCTGGGGCCGTCGAAGACGTCGTCGCCCGCGCAGGTCAGGCGCAGCTTGAGGCGCTCTTGCATCAATCCGGGCACGGTGGGCTCCAGAGCTTCACCCGCACCGCGCTCCCGGCCGAGGTTCGTCATCGTGCACAACTGCGCAACGGCTGCCAGTGGCCTTCCGGCGACGACGGCTATCACCGGCTACTCCTCGCCGAGACCCGCTGGCTCGGCACCCTCCTCCAGCGTTGGCTCCCCCAACTCGACGGGCTGCACAGCCTCACCTCCTCCCTCGCCGGCGCCGCACACCGGTTGGACGTGATCGCCAACTCCGCAGGAGCACAGGCACAGGCCTTCGACCACATCCTCACCCACAATGGCATCGGCCAACAAGCCTTCTCCGTGCGCCAGTGGATCGGCAGCGCCCACGAACAGCGCGCCGTCACCGACGAGTACCGCGCCACCGCCCAGACGCTCGTCGCACCACTCGACGACGCCCAGTGGCAGCTCGCGCTCGCGGTCCTGCACGGTGAAGCCCTCACCCACGCCGCCGTCGAACTCTGCGAAGAAGCCCTCGGCCCCATGCCCACCCGCCGCGCCATGCGGCTGCTGCTCACCACGATCGACCAGACCATCCCGACGATCCTGCGCCGCGTGGGCGAAGTGGTCGACAGAGTCCACGCGCTCGGAGAGTTCGCCGCACGCCTCTCCGACCTCACCGCCACTCGCATCGACCTGCTCGAAGGCTGGCAGCGCCGCGCAGGGAGCAGATTCGACGAAGGCACTGACCGGCTCCGTCCCGAAGTGGCTGACGCACTGCGCGAGGATCAGGGAGACCAGCGCTTCCACACGCATCTCGCGACGCGCTGCCGCAGTATCCGAGGCCTCGACGGGGGCGAGTTCCGCACACAACTGGAGAAGGTGTCGGGGCTCGTCGAGGCTCTGACCTGAGTCCGCGCCGACCCGGCCTCACCAGCCGAGTATCCGGAACCGCTCCCTACGCGCCTGCAGCCTGCGATCGGCCGGCATCGCGATAACCCGTAGGACAGCGTCGTGGAGCACCCTGCCGAGCTCGGCGCAGAACTCCCGCCGCCCCGCCACGAGATCGTCTGGCTCGGGCACGATCCTGTCGACGATGCCCGCCGCCATCAGGTCCGCTGACCTGACCCCCTGCGCACGCGCCAGGTCGGCGGCGTGGGTGGTGTCACGATGGACAATCGCCGATGCTCCTTCCGGCGGAAGCGGGGAGAGCCAGGCGTGCTCGCTGCACACCACACGGTCGGCCGGCGCCAACGCCAACGCAATCCCGCCTGTGCCCTGACCGAGCAGGAGGGACACCGTCGGTGTGCGCAGCGACAACAGCTCGCTCAACGTCCGCGCGATCTCTGACGCCAGGCCACGCTCCTCCGCCTCCTTCGACAGCGCCGCCCCGGGGGTGTCGATGACGCTCACCAGCGGGAGGTCGAGCTCCTTCGCAAGCCGGATTCCACGCCGCACCTCGCGCAGCGCCGCCGGATCCAGGGGCCGACCCTGATCGCTGCGGTCCTGCCCGACGACTACGCTCGGCGCGTTGCCCCACCGGGCCAGGGCCAACACCTGTCCTGGATGTGTCTCGCCGTCGCCGGTGCCGTTGAGCATCGTCACGTCCTGGGCCGCCACCTCTAGCAGGTCGCGCAGGCCGGGCCGGTCGTCGCGGCGGGTGCGGATGATCGAATCCCAGGCGTCCCAGTCGCGCAGCCGCGCGGGAGCCTGCGATTCGTGCTGCTCGTAGCCGGTGGGTCGGTTGCAGACAACCTCCAAGATCCTCGCCAACTCTTCGGCGAGCATCTCCGGCGGCAGCACTCGATCGATCACCCCACGCTCCGCCAGGTTGTCGGAAAGCTGCACCCCCGCCGGGAATGGCTGCCCGTAGATGGCCTCGTAGACTCTGGGCCCCAGGAAACCGACCAGCGCCCCCGGCTCCGCGAGGGTTACCTGCCCCAGCGAGCCCCACGACGCGAACACTCCCCCCATCGTGGGGTCACGCAGGTACACGAGGTAGGGCAGGTGCTCGCGCTTGTGCGCCATCACTGCACTGGTGATCTTCACCATCTGCAGGAACGCCACGGTGCCCTCCTGCATCCGCGTGCCACCGCCCACGGGCAGCGCGACGATCGGCAGCCGCTCCGCTGTGGCGCGTTAGATCGCACAGGTTAACCGCTCGCCCGCAGCGACCCCGATCGATCCTCCCAGAAACTCCGGGTCGCCACCGATCACCGCCACTCTGCGTCCGCGGATGGTGCCCTCACAGGTGAGGACAGACTCGTCGCGGCCAGTGCGCACCCGGGCGCGGCGCAGCGACATGATGTAGGCGTCGGTGGGCGGCGGATCCGACATCGGCGCGTCCCACGACACGCGTGAGCCGGGGTCAAGGATGCAGTCAATCAGCGGGTCCAGGCCGAGGGACATCGTCGTACTCCTCCGGGCAGTAGAGCATGTCCTGCAAGCCTAGCGCTGCGACGCGGGGCGTGATTGCCCTTGCGGGAATCCACCACCCTCAGCGTCGGAAGGGAGGAAGCACCAACCCCGGTGCCGCTCAGCAGCCCGTTCTCGGCATGCCGGGCTTCGGCCTGTCGCTCGGCCAATCCGTGGGACGTGCGGTGGGCTGGGGACTCACCGTCGGCTCCTCCGTCGGGCTGACAGTCGGCTCATCGGTCGGGGCGGGCGTCGGCTGTGGCGACTGGCCCTGATCCCCCTGTGGCAGCCAGAACACCGCGACAGTGTGCGCCGGCACATGTGCGGTCGCGGTCTGGGCATTCCAGGTGGATTGCTTAACCCTCGCGTCCGAGCCGCCAGCCTGGACGTCACTCAGCACGAGCTGCGCGCCCTCCAACCCTGGCACCCTCTGGTCGATGGCCTTGCCGGAAGCGTTGAAAACCGCGACGAGCTGGTCGAGCTTCGGATCCATGTCCTTCCCGCGCGTGTCATCGATGTGCATCACGATCACCTGGTCTGAACCCTGCTCGGTGCCTGAGACGGGGAAGGTGAGCTTCTCGCGAATCGCGTCGGCGCTGGCAAGCCGGAACAGTGGCGTCGACGCGCGCAGCCGCAGCAGATCCTGCGCCGCTGCGGACGCGGCACGAATCTGCTCCGGGCTCGGCTTGTTGGCTGGGTCGGCCAGCAGCGGCGCCATGATGCCCCACTTGTCGCCATTCTTGCCCTCTGGGGGTAGCCCCCGACCGAAGCCGTTGTCCTGCATCGTGAAGTCCAGCAGGTTGAACCAGTCTCCGGAGTTATACGAATCCCGGTCCAGGCTCTTGCTGCGCAGCATGTCTGAGCCAGCGTGCCAGAACGATACGCCCTGCGAGAGCGCCACAGTGGATAGCGCCAGCGTGTTCAGCCGCACCCGCTCCTCCATCGGGGTGCCCGCAGGCACCTTGAGCGTGATCGTGTCGAAGAGCGTCTCGTTGTCGTGCGCGTCGACGTAGTTGACTACTTCGTCGGGCTCGTCTGCATAGCCGGCCGGGGCGCCGTTGTAGTCGATCTGCGAGCCCTTCACAATCTCACCGGTCTGCTGACTGCGCAGCGTGAAATCCCGCAGGTTGCCTGCAAGACCGATCTGCACGAGGTCGACGTCGTTGGCGGAGGCCCCCGTCGTCGCGAATCCTCGCTCGGTGCGCGGATCGTCGTCGAACGGGCCGCCGCCGCGCACGCCGTCACGGAGCCTGTCGTTGAACGTCCCGATGCCAGTGCCGCCCAGTTGCCCCTGGATGGCCTGCTCGAAGCGGGCGTTGCCGGAGACCTCGCCGAAGTCCCAGCCCTCGCCGTAGAGCGTGATCGCCTTGCCGTCGACGCCGTCCTTCTCCGGCGTGAGCTCATCGAGCGCGCGGCGGATTGCACGCATGTTCGGCGTGGAGTGATGCCCCATCAGGTCGAAGCGGAACCCGTCGACGCGGTAGTCGCGTGCCCACACAACAATCGAATCCACCATGAGCTTCTGCGCCATCATGTGCTCGGTGGCGACGTTCTCACAGCAGGTGGACGTCTCGATCGCGCCCTTCGCGTCGAGGCGGTGGTAGTAGCCGGGCACGACCTTGTCGAGCACCGATTTCTCCCCCAGCCCCGACTGCGCCGTGTGGTTGTAGACCTGATCGAGCACCACGCGCAGTCCGACGTCGTGCAGCCCCTTGACCATCTGACGAAACTCCAGACTCCGACGACCACCGTCGGCGTTCTCGGGCGTCGAGGTGTAGGAGCCCTCAGGAGT is a genomic window containing:
- the rplJ gene encoding 50S ribosomal protein L10 is translated as MARPDKVAKVQELVARFNDSDAVVLTEYRGLTVKELQDLRRSFGGDATYAVAKNTLTKIAAKEAGIEGIEDTLNGPTALAFITGDVASVTKGLKNFAKENPSLAIKGGVMDGKFLDAKAVLKLADLESREVLLGKLAGGLKANLSKAAYAFAAPASKLARVVGALESKAKDNPELIGGAGEKPAAEATETPAAEAATEAADAAE
- a CDS encoding ABC transporter substrate-binding protein, which gives rise to MRKFIIAGMCAVLALTACSGGDATDAQSKGAEASSGADRTYDVSGVKKVDEIAALLPQSVKDKGKLTIGASVDYAPAEFLADDLQTAIGYDVDLGKAIGKVLGLESTVTNAEFAGLLPGIGTKYDIGISAFTITEERTANYTMIAYVEVGSAFAVKKGNPTGFDPKDLCGTSIAVQNGTWQHEDLEAKSKECQDSGKEAINALIYGVHSDAATNVVGGKADAFYADSTVAQYAATLTNDQLELIGDIVDSEPQGIVVAQDDAELTEAVCQAVQHLMDDGTWMKIMESWGTEDAAFTTATVYPKQ
- a CDS encoding amino acid ABC transporter permease — its product is MLSGVMWTLVLTVAAMVVGVILAVTTAIMRMSSNPVLRGVAYAYIWFFRGTPVYTQLIFWGLFAVLYPTLFGIDTQQLMDSFVVRGFLPALLGLGLNEGAYLSEIVRSGLNSIDKGQWEASTALGMRRSMTLRRIIIPQAMRVIVPPTGNETISMLKTTSLVTAVPFTLDLTFASQAIGNQTFLPVPLLIVAASWYLLITSLLMVVQARIETHFGKGFDPRKPGRVGKRQQSVLASGTAKDDPFLEVTP
- a CDS encoding amino acid ABC transporter ATP-binding protein, whose amino-acid sequence is MIEARGVHKFFGDLHVLRGVDLTVERGEVCVLLGPSGSGKSTLLRCVNELEQISAGRIRVDGELMGMKEVVSRGRNVLHRRSDKDIARQRAKIGMVFQRFNLFPHMTALHNVMEAPVQVLGLSKAEARDRAEKELRRVGLGERVDHYPGQLSGGQQQRVAIARALAMDPQLMLFDEPTSALDPELVGEVLGVMQELAASGMTMVVVTHEIGFAREVADQVVFMDDGEIVECGAARQVIDTPQQQRTKDFFAKVL